A single window of Bos javanicus breed banteng chromosome 19, ARS-OSU_banteng_1.0, whole genome shotgun sequence DNA harbors:
- the LOC133232653 gene encoding intercellular adhesion molecule 2-like, translated as MVPAVAPLEGLTVTLLRGTEILYNQTFVGTARFPQDAVVTHHTTAHREDGHHNFSCKAQMDLRSCGGGLIHRFSDPQRLEVKEPEPNNQMVTIMIVIVLLLLFWFK; from the exons ATGGTCCCCGCCGTGGCACCCCTCGAAGGCCTCACTGTCACCCTGCTCCGTGGTACTGAGATCTTGTACAATCAGACCTTTGTGGGGACGGCACGTTTCCCCCAAGATGCCGTGGTCACCCACCACACCACAGCTCACAGGGAAGACGGCCACCATAACTTCTCGTGCAAGGCCCAGATGGACCTGCGCTCTTGTGGTGGTGGCCTTATCCACAGATTCTCAGATCCCCAGAGGCTTGAAGTCAAAG AGCCCGAGCCCAATAACCAGATGGTGACCATCATGATCGTGATAGTGCTGCTGCTCTTGTTCTGGTTCAAATAA